One part of the Aspergillus luchuensis IFO 4308 DNA, chromosome 5, nearly complete sequence genome encodes these proteins:
- a CDS encoding NUDIX hydrolase (COG:L;~EggNog:ENOG410PS5H;~InterPro:IPR015797,IPR000086;~PFAM:PF00293;~go_function: GO:0016787 - hydrolase activity [Evidence IEA]), which produces MSNEMNTLELAGCPGHDIPISSIELWCVHGDCDYHWLITYTHPSGSTTSVSREKNISIKWIQDIPREKAIATIIFPVTYKCPDLRGIASHIWNSYEDCDYRCTEFVYVLLWDYKRREFIRDTEDQVQNLLCRMDAVQEEMSAFQVPQHLEQFRRPLSEAPSDLEVGVLIFSPLKDRVLLVKRSERVSHKDTWECPGGAVERSDKSIVHGAVRECREKIQLHISAFLDVMQDVWPKGNRQVCKFIFIVNVHESKEPEQLLTKVVLNPAEHQQFRWATRMEIENMGAALFLPKQKGIILDAFEFLGTLGW; this is translated from the exons ATGTCCAATGAAATGAACACTCTTGAGCTTGCGGGCTGTCCTGGCCATGACATTCCTATCAGTTCCATTGAGCTTTGGTGTGTACATGGGGATTGTGACTACCACTGGCTAATCACCTATACTCATCCTTCCGGGAGCACGACAAGTGTGAGCCGGGAGAAGAACATCTCAATAAAGTGGATTCAAGACATTCCACGTGAGAAAGCTATcgccaccatcatcttcccggTCACGTATAAGTGCCCGGACCTCAGAGGTATTGCATCTCACATATGGAATTCATATGAAGATTGTGACTACAGATGTACCGAGTTCGT ATATGTTTTGCTCTGGGACTACAAGCGCCGGGAATTTATCCGTGATACAGAAGACCAAGTGCAAAATCTCCTGTGTCGAATGGATGCAGTGCAGGAAGAAATGTCGGCTTTTCAAGTCCCGCAACACCTCGAACAATTCCGCCGCCCCCTTTCTGAAGCACCGTCTGACTTGGAAGTTGGAGTCCTCATCTTTTCACCTTTGAAGGATCGCGTGCTTCTCGTCAAGAGGTCGGAGAGAGTCAGCCACAAAGACACCTGGGAATGTCCTGGTGGGGCCGTCGAGCGGAGCGACAAGTCTATTGTGCATGGTGCTGTTCGTGAGTGTCGTGAGAAGATCCAACTTCAtatttctgcttttcttgatGTCATGCAGGACGTGTGGCCGAAAGGAAACCGACAAGTGTGCAAGTTCATATTTATTGTGAACGTGCACGAGAGCAAAGAGCCTGAGCAACTGTTGACAAAGGTAGTACTCAATCCTGCCGAGCACCAACAATTCCGGTGGGCGACGCGAATGGAGATAGAAAACATGGGTGCAGCTCTGTTTTTACCAAAACAAAAAGGCATCATACTGGATGCTTTTGAATTCCTGGGGACTCTGGGCTGGTAG
- a CDS encoding uncharacterized protein (COG:S;~EggNog:ENOG410PXXJ;~TransMembrane:1 (o6-23i)), whose protein sequence is MALLPYFVLSFLFFFLSLFYVTFHSSNNRVMSAAAAVSQLRGLLEKANLLIPKISKIYPNEEQWEALGDISKSLTTTATRIENAIRASKESRAERAWKESEKLRSHALACKGELLTNGRLKQPPVFRRNITTIFEGPKDSKFDSEDVKVRKALTRQRCEQIRQLSPSGVISWAMAYAPSLWAAGSMSMEVFTCLLDDIEPDQCPPWPSIIGETLHMLLDDEEFLSASLEYREFLKAFDCLPDVRLDRPRKRSRLDNGHSEGRTQMSQTSPFDEKREMKHMYTNPDPVCIDRLPEPFQTAVRESRLWKWERSQGMKTTGCLSTLFPMDNTQDVSLTIWCGNAEAYNINDEFELELAASSQHLK, encoded by the exons ATGGCTCTGCTCCCTTACTTcgttctttcctttctctttttcttcctttcacTATTCTATGTGACCTTTCACTCTTCGAATAACCGAGTCATgtctgccgctgctgccgtCTCCCAGCTACGAGGACTCTTGGAAAAAGCCAACCTGTTGATACCTAAAATATCGAAAATTTACCCCAATGAAGAGCAATGGGAAGCACTTGGCGACATAAGCAAAAGTCTTACAACAACTGCGACCAGAATAGAAAACGCGATCCGAGCGTCAAAAGAGTCGCGTGCAGAAAGAGCATGGAAGGAAAGCGAAAAGCTTCGGTCTCATGCCTTGGCGTGTAAAGGGGAGCTATTGACTAACGGCCGGCTGAAGCAACCGCCGGTATTCAGGCGAAATATTACGACTATATTCGAAGGTCCGAAAGACTCAAAGTTCGACTCCGAGGACGTCAAGGTCCGAAAAGCCTTGACCCGACAAAGATGTGAGCAGATTCGGCAACTCAGTCCCAGCGGTGTGATTTCATGGGCAATGGCATACGCGCCAAGCCTATGGGCGGCAGGTTCGATGTCAATGGAGGTCTTTACCTGTCTTCTTGATGACATCGAGCCTGACCAATGTCCACCGTGGCCATCAATCATTGGAGAAACTTTACACATGCTCTTAGACGACGAAGAGTTTTTGTCGGCATCGTTAGAATACCGTGAATTTCTGAAAG CATTTGACTGTTTACCGGATGTCCGCCTAGACCGCCCAAGAAAACGGAGTAGATTAGACAATGGGCACAGTGAGGGGAGGACTCAGATGAGCCAAACTTCCCCTTTTGATGAGAAACGAG aaatGAAGCATATGTACACAAATCCCGACCCTGTCTGCATAGACAGACTTCCAGAGCCATTTCAGACCGCTGTCAGAGAAAGCCGGCTCTGGAAGTGGGAAAGGAGCCAGGGCATGAAAACAACAGGTTGTCTAAGCACACTGTTTCCAATGGACAACACACAGGATGTCTCTTTGACAATCTGGTGTGGAAACGCGGAAGCGTATAACATCAACGACGAATTTGAGTTAGAGCTTGCAGCCTCATCTCAGCATTTGAAATAA
- a CDS encoding uncharacterized protein (COG:T;~EggNog:ENOG410PUMK;~InterPro:IPR000719,IPR011009;~go_function: GO:0004672 - protein kinase activity [Evidence IEA];~go_function: GO:0005524 - ATP binding [Evidence IEA];~go_process: GO:0006468 - protein phosphorylation [Evidence IEA]), whose amino-acid sequence MDIKRQFPGVYWVWGGGISFVYEVHPLIVVKVPKSGQEEREKFRKELKIYEILSQHPPCPSLVECFHYTPDGIFLEYMRDISLAYRRQFNLTRDHKTRVVTEVGELEPLAIRKLWMNDLAQGVAFLGSLNLAHGDLRPENVLLDRNRLKLSDFDCTAEFGTDFETCPCPYGRLLNGNEADQGIPGTAGFLGPRTEQFALGSLYYLINYGFEVYDDQCLADDPYEHGPKVMDLLQDMKFPKLDGDPLIDDIIDKCWHNQYRTLADLATHVETLLKESPSDALIQETASTPGWRKAIDSILRRLWYSPGAQWRSNGEVINGDDYYKVDQNHSGEHFSSKQRFCQDLEKRGLLRLLTLSKPTELGFSMEHRHLSPTTPAN is encoded by the exons ATGGATATCAAACGCCAATTTCCTGGTGTGTactgggtttggggaggaggcATCTCCTTTGTCTATGAGGTCCATCCTCTCATCGTGGTCAAGGTTCCCAAGTCCGGtcaggaagagagagagaaatttCGGAAAGAGCTTAAGATCTATGAGATTCTATCCCAGCATCCGCCCTGCCCCTCTCTGGTGGAGTGTTTCCACTATACGCCAGACGGAATCTTCCTTGAGTATATGAGAG ATATTTCCCTTGCTTATAGGAGACAATTCAATCTTACCCGGGACCACAAAACTCGTGTGGTTACTGAAGTGGGAGAGCTGGAACCCCTGGCAATACGAAAGTTGT GGATGAACGATCTTGCTCAAGGTGTTGCTTTCCTCGGATCGCTTAACCTCGCTCATGGTGACCTGCGACCGGAAAATGTCCTGCTTGATCGTAACCGACTCAAACTATCGGATTTCGATTGCACGGCCGAATTTGGAACAGATTTCGAAACTTGCCCTTGCCCATATGGAAGACTACTCAATGGTAACGAGGCAGACCAAGGAATACCAGGAACTGCCGGCTTCCTAGGTCCTCGGACAGAGCAGTTCGCCCTCGGTTCACTGTACTACTTAATAAACTACGGCTTTGAGGTCTATGATGATCAATGTCTTGCCGACGATCCTTACGAGCATGGACCTAAGGTCATGGACTTACTACAGGACATGAAGTTTCCGAAGCTCGATGGCGACCCGCTTATTGACGATATCATCGATAAATGCTGGCACAACCAATATCGCACGCTTGCGGACCTGGCCACGCACGTAGAGACGTTGCTTAAGGAATCACCAAGCGATGCACTGATCCAGGAAACAGCCTCCACTCCGGGATGGCGCAAAGCTATAGACAGTATACTGCGTCGGTTGTGGTACAGCCCCGGTGCCCAATGGAGGAGCAACGGTGAGGTAATCAATGGTGACGACTATTACAAGGTGGATCAGAACCACTCTGGTGAGCATTTCTCTTCAAAACAGAGATTCTGCCAGGACTTGGAGAAGCGTGGACTTCTGCGCCTACTTACTTTGAGTAAGCCCACGGAGCTTGGATTCAGCATGGAGCACAGGCATTTGTCACCAACTACTCCAGCGAactga